The Sphingorhabdus lutea genome segment TGCATTATGCACATATGAATGCACAAGGCCATTTGATACTGACAATGTTTTAACACGGCGAAGCGCTTGATTCTCACCAATGGTCGCAATATTATTGGTCAACACTTCTTGAACAGTTTCGCCGCCAGGATATGCCGCCGCTGCAACTGCTTCAATATCATTTGCACCAAGGTCAAGCGCAACCTGGCTAACCTTTGACACGAAATCTTGAAACTGATCATTTTTCGCAACAAAATCGGTTTCACTATTTACTTCGATTGCGGTGCCACTTGTGCCATTGGTCACAACGCCAACCAAACCTTCGGCTGCGGTGCGGCTTGATTTTTTCGCAGCAGCGGCCAATCCCTTGGCGCGCAACATATCAACAGCAGCATCAATGTCGCCATTTGCTTCTGAAAGCACTTTTTTGCAATCCATCATGCCAGCGCCTGTGCGCTCGCGCAATTCCTTTACGGCTGCAGCGGTAATTGCCATGGTAAATTCCTTTATAAAATAATTAGTTTTAGATTTGGAAAATGGCCAAGCATATATGCCCGGCCAATATTCCTTTATATTATCAATCTATCTATCATAAGGCGATAGGCAAATTGATATTATGCTTTATCACCTTCAGCCGCAGCCTCGGTAACAACTGCCTCAACAGGAGGTTCAACCATTGCGCCCAAATCCGCACCTGATGCAACAGCAGCCTGCTGGCCGCCCTTGGTTGCTGCAGTCGCAATCGCATCGCAATAAAGGCGAATAGCGCGCGCGGCGTCATCATTTGCAGGAACAGGAAATGCGATGCCAGAGGGATCAACATTTGAATCAAGAATGGCAATGACGGGAATACCCAGAACATTGGCTTCTTTAATGGCAAGCTCTTCCTTATTCGCGTCGATAACAAACATCACATCAGGAATGCCGTTCATTTCACGAATACCGCCCAATGATAACTCAAGCTTATCACGGTTACGGGTCATGTTCAGAACTTCTTTCTTGGTAAAACCAGAGGTATCACCTGAAAGTTGCTCTTCAAGAGTTTTAAGGAATTTAACGCGCTTTGAAATTGTTTCCCAATTGGTCAACATTCCGCCCAACCAGCGATGGTTGACAAAATGCTGTCCAGAGGCACGAGCAGCATCAGCAATCGGGCCTTGGGCCTGACGCTTTGTACCGACGAACAATACTTTACCGCCAGCCGAAACTGTTGCATCAACAAAGTTTAATGCACGCGCAAATAAAGGCACTGTTTGTGACAAATCAAGAATATGAACACCATTACGATCGCCAAAAATATATGGCTTCATACGTGGGTTCCAACGATGGGTTTGGTGGCCGAAATGTGATCCGGCTTCTAGCAATTGCTGCATGGTGACGACTGGTGCCGCCATAATAGTTCTCCTTCCGGTTATACCTCTAAGGAGCTGTGACTTTTAATGCAAAAACATTAAAAGCACCGGTATGATGCCCCTTATGTGGAATGGAAGCGCGGATAAACCATGTTGAACAAAAGGTCAAGCCCAATATTTCCGCAGATAGTAATTTATCGCTTCAACCATCTCTCAAATCACCTTCAAAAATAATTATTGACAAAAGAACAAAACATGAACATAAGGGCAATAACGACGATTATATAGGGTTTTTGATATGATATATATTTCTTCCTTTGCCTATTTTTTTGGATTTTCCATGGCTGTTTTCGCCATTTTTGCCAGCATCAAATCCGCAATGCCGCAAATATTGGATATTATATCTGATCATATTGATATGCAGGATGCGGCACAGGATATGCGCGACCATGCACCGCGCATTGTCATCCGCCCTTATCGAACCAATTATCAGGCGCCTTTAAATATAATGAATGATTTGCCAAAAATGCGGGCACAGCCCACCCGCATCAAATCACGCCATGTCATGATGAAACAGCGTCAACGAAGCGCGAAATTGGCGGCCTGATATTTAATAATAAGTGTTATCTATAATTAAGTGATATTTATAATAATGTCATTTGGCGCATGGGGGCAAAGCTCATCCTATGAAAAGGGCTTGGACCATATTGGGCAATCGCCTCCAAATGCGCTTTACTGCCATAGCCTTTATTTGTCGCCCATCCATATTGCGGATATTGCGCATCTGCCTCCATCATCAAACGGTCACGATGTTCCTTTGCAATAATGGATGCAGCCGAAATACAGGGGTGCAGCGAATCGCCTCCGATTATCGCCTGTGCGCCATAGCGCCATTTCGGCAGTCGGTTTCCATCAACCAATATCATATCGGGCAATGCATCAATTTTTTGGGTTAAGGCATCTGCCGCCCTTTTCATGGCAAGCATGGTGGCCTGTAATATATTTATCTCATCAATCTCGTCATGGCTGGCAATGCCCACTGCCCAATCGCATTGCTCCTTTATCTGCTGCTCTAATATAGAGCGCCTATGTGGGGATAATTTCTTACTATCATCCAATCCGACAATGTCGCTACCTCGTAAAAATACCGCCGCCGCCACCACTGGCCCGGCAAGCGGCCCTCGCCCTGCCTCATCAACACCAAAAATTAACTGCCTATTGCTAGCCAAAGCATCCTCAAACTTCTTCAAAATAATACCCCGATATTTATTTAATGCGCCATGCGGGGTGCCGCCTATTTTCACCGGCATAATATAAACAAATGGCATTGCCCGATGGGTCGAACAGCCTTGCCTCACGCCATCCCCATTTTTCATCACGCGGCATTTGGTCAAAAACATATCCTGCGCCTTGTAAAGCTGCGCACCATTCATCCAATTGGCAATGTTCAAAATAAATAACCGCGCCGCTCACCTCTTCGCCATTATTTGCGCAATGAATTGAAAATGTCACGCCATTATCAGCTTCAAATCGGGCATAGCCATTAAAGGGGCTGTCCACAATTTGCCTTAAACCCAGCCCCTTATAAAATAAGACGGAGGCATCATAATCGCGCACATTCACCGTCAATTGATTTAATGATGCACCCATAAAAATCGCATCATTTCTGACAAATTGCTGACCCAATGGGCCATGCCCCGCGCCAATATCGGGATGTGTCATTGCATCATGATAGGCAATTCGAACAAAGGATATGGCGCGCGCGCACGCGGTCTCTATGTCCAATCCCTGGCCCATTCCACATGCAATCGCACTGGCCAATGTGCATCCCGTGCCATGATTATTATCGCCGTATATGCGCTCATTTTGCCATGAAACCACCGTGCCATTTGGCCTATATAGCTGGTCAATTATCTGCTTGCCTTCGCCATGCCCCCCCTTGGCAAGGATAAAAGCATCATGCCGCAAAATATTTTCAATACCGCCCAATGCGTGCAGTTCCGGCAAATTGGGCGTTACCAGAAGACTGATATCCATCATCCGGTGAAAGGCCGAGATTGTTGCCTCATCTGCCAATAATGACCCGCTGGTCGCAATCATTACGGGGTCGAAAATAATCGGCACATCTATTGCGGCCAATTTATCGGCCAACATATTGGCAATTTCTGCGCTGCCCAACATGCCAATTTTAATGGCATCCACGCCAATATCGGCCAAAATTGCATCAATTTGCGCCGCCACCATATCCACAGGAATAGGATGAACAGCGGCAACCCCGCAAGTATTTTGCGCGGTAATCGCGGTAATTGCGGTCATGGCATGGCCACCCAGCATGGTGATGCTTTTTATATCCGCCTGTATCCCCGCGCCGCCACCGCTGTCTGAACCGGCAATGCTTAAAATACGGGCGCTCATGGATTTAATAACCCTTAAACTTTCGCACGGTGGAGGCGGGAAATTTCTCCTGCGCCTTTAATGAACGCGCCGGCCTGTCCATCAATTCTCCGCCGCAATTTGGGCATGTTTCGTCCAATATATCCGCGCAATCGGCGCAAAATGTGCATTCAAATGAACATATAAATGCGCCCGCCCCCTCGGCGGGTAAATCGCCCCCGCATTTTTCGCAATCGGGCCGCATCTCCAGCATTATCCAGCCTCATTTCTGATAATATCGCAAAGCTGATCAACAATAGTTTCAACCTGCGCGGCGTCGTCTCCTTCGGCCATTACGCGAATTAACGGCTCGGTCCCCGATGGACGAATGACCAACCGACCCTTGCCAGAAAGCTCGGCCTCTGCATCAGCAATCGCCGCTTGCACCACCTTATTTGCCAATGGCTGCCCGCTATTATATCTAACATTTTTTAACAATTGCGGCACCGGTTCAAACATATGCAGCAATTCACTTGCCGGACGCTCGCTTTCGGCAAGTCCCGCCAAAATTTGTAGAGCAGTAATCGTGCCATCTCCGGTGGTGGCATGGTCCAATAATATCATATGGCCGGATTGCTCCCCGCCCAGATTTGCGCCAATTTTGCGCATTTCCTCCAACACATATCGGTCGCCAACTTGCGCCCGCAATAAACCAATATCATGATCGGCGAGAAAACGCTCCAAACCCAAATTGGACATGATGGTCGCCACCAATTTATTGGCCTTTAAGTTTTCGGCGCGTTTCAATCGCATGGCCATTAACGCCATAATCTGATCACCATCGACCACTTGGCCCTTTTCATCGCACACGATTAAACGGTCAGCATCACCGTCAAGCGCAATGCCAATATCCGCGCCCGCCGCCACCACAGTTTCACACATGGTTTCGACATGGGTTGAACCAACACGGTCGTTAATATTGCGCCCATTTGGCGTCACGCCAATTGCAGTTACCTTTGCGCCCAGCTCCCAAATCGCGGCAGGGGCCACCTGATAGGCCGCGCCATTTGCGCAATCAACCACGACGTGCAAACCATCGAAACGGATATTTTCCGGTACGCTGGCCTTTACCGCGTGAATATATCGCCCGCGTGCATCCTCAATCCGCCGCGCACGACCAATATCCCTGCTGACCGCCAATTGAGCGGGTTCTTCAAGCAATGCCTCAATCATCAATTCATCCTTGTCGGATAATTTGAAGCCATCGGGCCCGAATAATTTGATACCATTATCTTCATATGGATTATGGCTGGCCGAAATCATTACCCCCAAATCGGCCCGCATTGAACGGGTCAACAAAGCCACTGCGGGGGTTGGTATTGGGCCAAATTGCACCACATCCATGCCCACGCTGGTAAATCCGGCAACCATCGCGCTTTCCATCATATAACCAGAAAGCCGGGTATCTTTGCCAATGACAACACGATGTTTATGTTTGCCGCGAAGGAAATGCGACCCGGCGGCCTGCCCCACGCGCATGGCG includes the following:
- a CDS encoding DUF1272 domain-containing protein; the protein is MLEMRPDCEKCGGDLPAEGAGAFICSFECTFCADCADILDETCPNCGGELMDRPARSLKAQEKFPASTVRKFKGY
- the rpsB gene encoding 30S ribosomal protein S2, with product MAAPVVTMQQLLEAGSHFGHQTHRWNPRMKPYIFGDRNGVHILDLSQTVPLFARALNFVDATVSAGGKVLFVGTKRQAQGPIADAARASGQHFVNHRWLGGMLTNWETISKRVKFLKTLEEQLSGDTSGFTKKEVLNMTRNRDKLELSLGGIREMNGIPDVMFVIDANKEELAIKEANVLGIPVIAILDSNVDPSGIAFPVPANDDAARAIRLYCDAIATAATKGGQQAAVASGADLGAMVEPPVEAVVTEAAAEGDKA
- the tsf gene encoding translation elongation factor Ts, translating into MAITAAAVKELRERTGAGMMDCKKVLSEANGDIDAAVDMLRAKGLAAAAKKSSRTAAEGLVGVVTNGTSGTAIEVNSETDFVAKNDQFQDFVSKVSQVALDLGANDIEAVAAAAYPGGETVQEVLTNNIATIGENQALRRVKTLSVSNGLVHSYVHNAAAPNMGGIGVLVALESDADASVLEPLGKQLAMHIAAAFPLALNADGLDQEMLERERAIALEKASESGKPAEIVEKMVVGAMDKFAKENALLSQLFVMDNKTPIAEVVAKAAKEAGKSITLTDYVRFQLGEGIEKEESDFAAEVAAAVGG
- the glmM gene encoding phosphoglucosamine mutase — translated: MVKRRFFGTDGIRGRTNMSPMTPEIAMRVGQAAGSHFLRGKHKHRVVIGKDTRLSGYMMESAMVAGFTSVGMDVVQFGPIPTPAVALLTRSMRADLGVMISASHNPYEDNGIKLFGPDGFKLSDKDELMIEALLEEPAQLAVSRDIGRARRIEDARGRYIHAVKASVPENIRFDGLHVVVDCANGAAYQVAPAAIWELGAKVTAIGVTPNGRNINDRVGSTHVETMCETVVAAGADIGIALDGDADRLIVCDEKGQVVDGDQIMALMAMRLKRAENLKANKLVATIMSNLGLERFLADHDIGLLRAQVGDRYVLEEMRKIGANLGGEQSGHMILLDHATTGDGTITALQILAGLAESERPASELLHMFEPVPQLLKNVRYNSGQPLANKVVQAAIADAEAELSGKGRLVIRPSGTEPLIRVMAEGDDAAQVETIVDQLCDIIRNEAG
- the thiD gene encoding bifunctional hydroxymethylpyrimidine kinase/phosphomethylpyrimidine kinase; this translates as MSARILSIAGSDSGGGAGIQADIKSITMLGGHAMTAITAITAQNTCGVAAVHPIPVDMVAAQIDAILADIGVDAIKIGMLGSAEIANMLADKLAAIDVPIIFDPVMIATSGSLLADEATISAFHRMMDISLLVTPNLPELHALGGIENILRHDAFILAKGGHGEGKQIIDQLYRPNGTVVSWQNERIYGDNNHGTGCTLASAIACGMGQGLDIETACARAISFVRIAYHDAMTHPDIGAGHGPLGQQFVRNDAIFMGASLNQLTVNVRDYDASVLFYKGLGLRQIVDSPFNGYARFEADNGVTFSIHCANNGEEVSGAVIYFEHCQLDEWCAALQGAGYVFDQMPRDEKWGWREARLFDPSGNAICLYYAGENRRHPAWRIK
- a CDS encoding ribonuclease HII, with the translated sequence MPVKIGGTPHGALNKYRGIILKKFEDALASNRQLIFGVDEAGRGPLAGPVVAAAVFLRGSDIVGLDDSKKLSPHRRSILEQQIKEQCDWAVGIASHDEIDEINILQATMLAMKRAADALTQKIDALPDMILVDGNRLPKWRYGAQAIIGGDSLHPCISAASIIAKEHRDRLMMEADAQYPQYGWATNKGYGSKAHLEAIAQYGPSPFHRMSFAPMRQMTLL